CCTAGTTTGTATTCTCTTCGAGACACCATCAAGATCAATGGTTAGAAATTGAACCTTTCAGATTAAGGGAGTTCAACACAAGGGGATTAGGCTTCCAATGAAACTTAGAAAGTTTGAACCTCTTTAATTGATTGTGTTCATTTGCTATTCTATGTTTTTAATGTGTTTGATGATTGTTCTTGATAACTTGTGCAAAGAAACTATGAGAGTGTTGTTTGTACAAGTTGTTACTTAAGATTGGAGTTAGAATTGAGATCCAAAAAGTGGAATCAGAGCTCAGGTTAGAGCAGATTAATCTCAAGGGTGTGGATCAAGATTCAAGAATCATCAAGAAAAGGAGAACAAAATAGTTGAAGAAGGTTCTTGAAGAATCAAGAACATGACTTCTGTCAAGGTGGACATTGAGAAATTCAGTGGGAAAAATTGTTACAAATACTGTAAACTCAGAAtatagccctaattaattcatgagaatcaaataatagaatatagattagcggaagcgtaccggagtccatagaatcgatctttgattggtatgatcttccaattttgCATCAAAACCTTTGAAACCTTATTTTCCTGATGATGGGGATTCAGGAACTCTGTAAAAATATGATACGATGCAAAATGGGGACCCATACCTGTTATATTACCAACAGACAAACCTGTTGGCAATATTTTGgactatttctatttggcccctcatcaatatagaaattgtctaattggtatccacatattaaaatcatgacaatcatgcccttaagtcataaactttattccaaaatagaccacataaatttgacttatttatttgatgacccaacacacattttatatatacaattatgaCCCTAATTATttctaacaatctcccactggGTCACATATGTAAACATATAAATGTGTTAACCTTATTGAGCTCATAACTTTGTCATCATAACCATAGGCATGTGCAATCTCGTCCATTAACTATATcaacataggatcaaagcgattttcgttgtatcaatcacaactaaacccatcaatggtcacatatatcaacatagccaaatgacatagatcaatcatgataatgtggtatgaaaattacatgcatggtgatctattcatgtcaattttcaattggtcctactttactttatggagatcaaaactttagcttaaatgtacaaagtgaaataaactgaataacataatttctgatcagaaaaatatccaaatacacatgtttcatgaaacaaataaaacacactaaagacaAACTCCCACTGAATCTAGATGTCCTCATAATCTAAAACACCCATAcgagcagtgtgctcatgaaagaccttgggtggcaaacccttagtaagggggtctgcaatcatggagtttgtacctaagtgttctatacaaatctgtccactttgtaccctttcttttacaacaaggaacttgatgtcaatgtgttttgacttcgtcgagctcctattgttgttggaatacaatacagctgatttattgtcacaatacaacttaagtggtctttcaattCCATCCACAATGCGCAGCCCAGTGACAAAGTTCCTCAGCCATATACCATGGTTGGATGcctcataacatgcaacaaattctcgccatggtggatgaagctatgagtgtttgttttgcactccTCCATGATATAGCTCCACCACCTACCGTATATATGTAGCCCGAAGTGGATCTCCTACTATCTTGGCATCCCGCAAAGTCAGAGTCAGAGTACCCAATGATCTCAAAGTGATCTGACCTCCTATATGTGAGCATGTACTCTCTTGTTCTCTTCAAATATCTCATAACCTTTTTGGCTGCTTTCCAGTGATCAATTCCTGGATTGCTTAAGTATCTGCCTAACACTCCAACAATGTACGCTATATCCGGACGCGTACAAActtgagcatacattagactcccaacagcCGAAGCGTAGGGAATCTtttgcatttcttgaatttcaaggcttcctttagggcattgtttaagacaaaatttgtctcctttaacgACGGTATCACAcggtctacaatcttgcatgccaaaccgtttgagtactttatcgatatagctcttttgtgataatccaagaataccccgagaacggtctcgatgtatttgaattcctaaaacaaaagaggcgtcaccaagatctttcatctcaaaatgcttcgatagaaatctcttggtttcgtgcaataagcctatatcattagtggcaagcaatatgtcatcgacatatagaaccagaaatatacacttactcccactaaacttatgatacacacaatcatcaacagcattcatctcaaaactaaataagagaaccacttgatgaaatttgtggtaccattgacgggaagcttgcttgagtccatagatggatttttttaatttgcaaaccattttctttgggtcaccgaccacaaagttttctggttgctccatataaattgtctcatcaatgtcgccattgagaaacgctgttttaacatccatctgatgtaactcaagatcaaagtgagcaacaagtgccattattatcctgaaagagtctttcgatgaaactggagagaaagtctctttataatcaatgccttctttctgagtatagccttttgctacaagacgtgccttaaacctcaccacattaccattttcatccctcttggttttaaatatccatttacaaccaattggttttacatcttgtggtaatgggacaacttcccaaactttattgtcttgcatagacttattctcttcattcatggcatcattccacttttgagagttagaacttttcatggcctgatgaaagttgattggatcatcttccatcattccaatgccatcctcatgttcttgaagatacactatgtattcatctggattaatagcatttcttctttctctagtgGACCGTCGCAAAGGCACTTGTTCTTGAGGTTGTTGAGTTTGTACCTCTGGGGTTTGATTGACTATGTTTGGTTGCTCTTGATCTAAAACTTGATCAATATTAGGAATGGAATCCTGAATATTATCAAAAGCAACTATTGgaataggaatcaactcatcttCAAGAGAAGTGGGTGATTCTAAATCCTCCTCAAAAACAAAGTCTTTAACCGtatttctccccccaaactcaATATCCTCAAAGAACTTTGCAGTTCCCGTTTCAAATATATTCTTTActttgggatcataaaacttgaaACCCCTAGATCGTTCGTAATATCCAATAAAGTAGCCGCTCACGGTTTTAGGTTCCAAACTTCTTTTCATTTGGCCTATAAGGCCCGGCCTCActggacatccccaaacatgaaagtgcttaagactaggctttcgcccgtccaaagctcataaggtgtttttgcaaatgcTTTAGTTGGTACCCTATTCAAAATGTAGGTCATTGTCTTAAGTGCCTCTCCCGCAGTGATTCTGGTAAGGTTGAATGACTGATCATACTCCTTACCATATCTTTAAGAGTACGGTTTCGTctttcagcaacaccattcatgctaggagATCCTGGCATAGTGTACTGTGGGACAATTCCACACTCCTCTAGATATCTGGCAAAAGGtcctggacgttgttcacctgaTCCGTCGTATCTACcatagtactcaccaccacggtcagacctgacttgctttattcttttgctaagttgattctcaacttcagccttaaaagatttgaacacgtccaacacttgagacttttcatgaagtagaaataggtacgcatatcttgagtaatcatctatgaatgatacGAAATATCGTTGACCATTCCAAGAAGGTGTAGGaaatggcccacaaatatctgtaTGTATCAACTCTAAGACATCTATAGCTCTTTTCGCACCCAATTTCTTTGTTTTGGTCTGTTTTCCTTTGATGCATTCAATGCAAACATCAAAGTCTGAAAAATCAATTGAATCTAAAATTCCATCAGACACAAGTCGCTCAACTCTATTTCTAGAGATGTGACCTAACCGTTTGTGCCATAAGGAACTTGATTTTTCATTATTCATTTTACGCTTAGTACCACGTGATTCCACATTCAAGGTTTCATTATAAGAAGCAACAGTGTCAAGCAAATATAAGTTGTCATAAACCATAAGTGAACCAGTTCCAAcagtatttgaattaatagataaactaaagcaattgtttccaaatgaacaatAATAACCCAATTTGTCCAAACAAGAAACAGAAACCAAATTCCGTCTAAAAGACGGTACAACAAAAGTatctattaagtccaaataGTAACCAGTACTTAACAACAACCTAAAATGCCCTATTGCTTCTACATTTACCGACTTGCCATCTCCCACATAAATGCTTCTTTCAGCATCATTTGGCTTTCGGTAActcaggcaaccctgcatagaaacactgATGTTAGTAGTAGCACCTAATCtaaccaccaagtgtttcttggtactgaagctaaatttacctcagaacagaccaaagTAAGAAATGTACCTTTCTTTGCTCGCCATGCAATATACTTAGCACATTCCTTCTTCATGTGTCCTTTCATGTTACAAAAGTAACAAGCATCATCATTATTGGCTTGAGTTTGTTTCTTATGAGCAGGACCTTTATCCTTAGCAGcctcattctttcttttcttgcccttatctttagaggtgcttgccaaatgagcactttcagtcttctcttgcttcaatctttcttcctcttgaacacaaaaTGAAATGAGCTCATTAAGAGTCCATTTCTCCCTTTGGCAGTTGTAACTGACTTTAAATTGACTGAATTGTGGAGGAAGAGAGATAAGCACTAAATGCACAAGCAAGTCATCCGAAAGCTCAAGCTTTAGTGCCTTCAACTTTGAAGCAAGGTGAgacatttccataatgtactcccttatgttttccttgcccttaaacttcatggaaataagtttctttaaaagagtaCTTGTTTCCGCTTTATCGCTTTTTGCAAAGCGCTTCTCAATTTCAGCAAGGAAAGTTGTGGCATCGGTGACCTCCTCGGACACCGCACCCCTAAAAGCCTCAGGTATGCCGCGCTTAATGATCATAAGACTCATGCGGTTTGAACGGTCCCACTTCTCATAAATCCTCCTTTGCTCGGAGGTACTGGTATCCGTAAGAGAAGCAGGACGATCCATCCTTAATGCAAGGTCAAGATCCATGCAGCCAAGAACAATAAAAATGTTCTCCTTCCAAATTCTTAAAGTTATTACCATTAAGGACCGTACCGAATTAAGATTAGCAGATACACTAGCAACAGCTGAAAAGAACAAtacaattacataaataacatgctcatataagaatccaaataaaacaataaattcaaatattggttaatcccatctcaagataccaaacacaacattaatattaagtctttggacagtaatattaattgtaagcggtactcttgttgtagtgatcaaacattgacaataaattatgtcaaacAATATGCAATCTTTGGACTAACACATTGTtcacacaaaataccttataattgtcacacatttatcaccacaaaca
This region of Cannabis sativa cultivar Pink pepper isolate KNU-18-1 chromosome 7, ASM2916894v1, whole genome shotgun sequence genomic DNA includes:
- the LOC115696259 gene encoding uncharacterized protein LOC115696259 yields the protein MKFKGKENIREYIMEMSHLASKLKALKLELSDDLLVHLVLISLPPQFSQFKVSYNCQREKWTLNELISFCVQEEERLKQEKTESAHLASTSKDKGKKRKNEAAKDKGPAHKKQTQANNDDACYFCNMKGHMKKECAKYIAWRAKKGLPELPKAK